One part of the Desulfonema ishimotonii genome encodes these proteins:
- a CDS encoding site-specific DNA-methyltransferase: MWKKGDRIVVSYGADENYLGTVSMIRQGNVCVRFDGGKKDSFVPDSEQIRGRGTGETRESVIADAALSDFLSDGDEKPARAKKRKPGAKPAKKANNNTRKEIGSYAHSDRERLNNPDIGLVSADTDRDDSKKTYRFDYHLDPELCWNGKPDQFAEERLSRAVAANRSQSETLDALLKEIRDGGITDVAEAQAALEKAAQLAGETGRAVSEMEKHQAPHLNWSGKAERTSFEVPTVSLHVHERVDPVSIIEAVKQEEDLTAPGQLSLFDMPPRPRRQAIEFYKHQDEWSNRLVAGDSLLVMNSLLEKEGMGGKVQMIYFDPPYGIRYQSNFQPFVNKRDVKDRKDEDLTAEPEMLKAFRDTWELGIHSYLSYLKDRLWLAKALLHESGSVFVQISDENVHRVRMIMDEVFGSKNFLNQITFQKTGGIDSGFLGTTVDYLIWYAKDKNKLKYQQLYNFREAGSKSLDRYDLLCKEDGTSRRLSKEEIKSGEIKESGERYQLAPLYSDGASSGPQEFIFQGNKYLPRKDTHWKTTLAGLEELAKNNRIEKMGKIIRYKRFASDFPVIPITDRWESMQLGIRRSYVVQTSNSVIQRCILMTTDPGDIVFDPTCGSGTTAYVAEQWGRRWITCDTSRVALTLAKQRLMTALFDYYELAHPDEGVGSGLIYKTVPHITLKSIANNEPPAEETLYDQPVIDRKKARVTGPFTVEAVPAPMAKSLEEIEQELNPPAGFGNSASRSGETLRQTEWRDELLKTGVRARGGERIGFARMEPLSGTRFLQAEAETTDDPPKRAVIAFGPEFAPLEQRQVEMIMDEAERIHPGPDMLLFAAFQFDEGAAQEIDEAIWKDVTLLKVQMNADLFTDDLKKKRSSDDSFWLIGQPDVSVTTCEEKDGAGRPMYQTEVIGFDYYDPKTGTVRSGGKQNIAMWMLDTDYNGRSVIPRQVFFPMAGDRDGWGKLSKSLKAEIDPEKIEAFRGTKSLPFKKADRIAVKIIDDRGIESLKVIHL; this comes from the coding sequence ATGTGGAAAAAAGGCGACCGGATTGTGGTTTCATACGGCGCGGATGAAAATTATCTGGGCACGGTGAGCATGATCCGTCAGGGCAATGTGTGTGTGCGGTTTGATGGCGGAAAGAAAGATTCCTTTGTGCCGGATTCGGAGCAGATCAGGGGGCGCGGGACCGGGGAGACGCGGGAGAGCGTTATTGCGGATGCGGCACTTTCGGATTTCCTGTCGGATGGGGATGAAAAGCCCGCAAGGGCAAAAAAGCGCAAGCCCGGGGCAAAACCGGCAAAGAAAGCGAACAACAATACCCGAAAAGAGATCGGGTCTTACGCGCATTCGGACCGGGAGCGTCTGAACAACCCGGATATCGGTCTGGTGAGCGCTGACACGGACAGGGATGATTCCAAAAAGACCTACCGGTTTGACTATCACCTTGACCCGGAGCTTTGCTGGAACGGCAAACCGGACCAGTTTGCGGAAGAGCGGCTTTCAAGGGCTGTGGCGGCCAACCGGTCCCAGAGTGAGACCCTGGACGCGCTGCTGAAGGAGATCCGGGACGGCGGCATTACGGATGTGGCAGAGGCTCAGGCGGCCCTGGAAAAGGCCGCGCAACTGGCCGGGGAGACGGGCCGGGCGGTTTCGGAGATGGAAAAGCATCAGGCCCCGCATCTGAACTGGTCGGGCAAGGCCGAGCGAACCTCTTTCGAGGTGCCCACGGTCTCGCTGCATGTGCATGAGCGGGTGGACCCGGTGTCGATTATCGAGGCCGTGAAACAGGAAGAGGACCTGACCGCCCCCGGTCAGCTTTCCCTTTTTGACATGCCCCCGCGCCCCCGGCGGCAGGCCATCGAGTTTTACAAGCATCAGGATGAGTGGAGCAACCGGCTGGTGGCCGGGGATTCCCTTCTGGTGATGAACTCGCTTCTGGAAAAGGAGGGGATGGGCGGAAAGGTGCAGATGATCTATTTTGATCCGCCCTATGGCATCCGGTATCAGTCCAATTTTCAGCCCTTTGTGAACAAGCGGGATGTGAAGGACCGGAAAGACGAGGATCTGACGGCCGAGCCGGAGATGCTGAAGGCGTTCCGGGATACCTGGGAGCTTGGGATTCATTCGTATCTGAGCTATCTGAAAGACCGGCTCTGGCTGGCAAAAGCCCTGCTGCATGAGTCCGGAAGCGTCTTTGTGCAGATTTCCGATGAAAACGTGCATCGGGTGCGGATGATCATGGATGAGGTGTTCGGGAGCAAGAATTTCCTTAATCAAATCACTTTTCAGAAGACCGGAGGGATAGATTCAGGCTTTCTTGGTACAACTGTAGATTATTTGATATGGTATGCAAAAGATAAAAATAAACTTAAATATCAGCAACTTTATAACTTTAGAGAAGCGGGAAGCAAATCTTTGGATAGATATGATTTACTCTGCAAGGAAGATGGAACATCACGCAGATTATCAAAAGAAGAAATTAAAAGTGGGGAAATTAAAGAAAGCGGCGAAAGATACCAACTGGCGCCTTTATATTCAGATGGTGCATCTTCTGGGCCTCAAGAATTCATATTTCAAGGTAATAAATATTTGCCGAGAAAAGATACTCACTGGAAAACCACGCTTGCCGGTTTGGAAGAATTGGCAAAAAATAATCGTATAGAAAAAATGGGCAAGATTATCCGATACAAAAGATTTGCAAGCGACTTTCCTGTAATTCCGATTACTGATAGATGGGAATCAATGCAACTTGGAATCCGTAGAAGTTATGTGGTACAAACTTCCAATTCAGTCATCCAACGCTGCATCCTCATGACCACCGACCCCGGCGACATCGTGTTTGACCCGACCTGCGGTTCCGGCACCACCGCATATGTGGCCGAACAATGGGGACGGCGCTGGATCACCTGCGACACCTCCCGCGTGGCCCTCACCCTTGCCAAACAGCGCCTGATGACCGCCCTTTTCGACTACTACGAACTGGCACACCCGGACGAGGGCGTGGGCAGCGGCCTCATCTACAAAACCGTGCCCCACATCACCCTGAAATCCATTGCCAACAACGAGCCGCCGGCCGAGGAAACCCTGTATGACCAGCCCGTGATTGACAGAAAAAAGGCCAGAGTGACCGGGCCGTTCACCGTGGAGGCCGTCCCCGCGCCCATGGCAAAATCCCTTGAGGAGATCGAACAGGAACTGAATCCCCCGGCCGGATTCGGCAACAGCGCGTCGCGTTCGGGAGAGACGCTCCGCCAGACCGAATGGCGGGACGAGCTTCTGAAAACCGGGGTCCGGGCCAGAGGCGGAGAGCGCATCGGGTTTGCACGGATGGAACCGCTTTCCGGCACCCGTTTTCTCCAGGCCGAAGCCGAAACCACGGATGATCCCCCGAAGCGGGCCGTGATCGCCTTCGGCCCGGAGTTCGCGCCCCTGGAACAGCGTCAGGTGGAAATGATCATGGACGAGGCCGAGCGGATTCACCCCGGGCCGGACATGCTGCTCTTTGCGGCCTTCCAGTTTGACGAGGGCGCGGCACAGGAGATCGACGAGGCCATCTGGAAGGATGTCACCCTGCTGAAGGTGCAGATGAACGCGGACCTGTTCACGGATGACCTGAAAAAGAAGCGGAGCAGTGACGACTCCTTCTGGCTCATCGGCCAGCCGGATGTCTCCGTGACAACCTGTGAAGAAAAAGACGGGGCAGGCAGGCCCATGTATCAGACTGAGGTGATCGGGTTTGATTACTATGACCCCAAGACCGGCACAGTCCGAAGCGGGGGCAAACAGAACATCGCCATGTGGATGCTCGACACCGACTACAATGGCCGGAGCGTCATTCCCCGGCAGGTCTTTTTTCCCATGGCCGGGGACCGGGACGGCTGGGGAAAGCTGTCCAAAAGCCTGAAGGCCGAGATTGACCCGGAGAAGATCGAGGCGTTCCGGGGCACGAAGAGCCTGCCCTTTAAAAAAGCCGACCGGATTGCGGTGAAGATCATTGACGACCGGGGCATTGAGAGCCTCAAGGTGATTCATCTGTAG
- a CDS encoding BPTD_3080 family restriction endonuclease produces the protein MIKKERHPNMPERKTSIDKLIISSPFGEPEEHWHYIRETREFERRKGRRPAGYVVAGSSSGKGFDDPGTFIRIELVNLIRPRVRKWRESGYPGVTATTRKLLEHWRDESERDLRFFFCQWEAIETVIWLTEAPASEKVGIEIPRDGGDFVRWCCKMATGTGKTVIMAMLIAWQVLNKVSYPKDTRFSRNVFVVAPGLTVRSRLAVLRPSDPENYYAQFNIVPRGMTDRLRQGRIQVENWHRLSWESEEKIAKKKGADKRGAKSDTAYCKEVLGDMATAKNIIVINDEAHHAWRVNPDLKVKRAHKEQAAEATVWVGGLDRIHRKVGILRCFDLSATPFAPSGKKSDEEALFGWIVSDFGLNDAIESGLVKTPRVVIRDNARREDKELRSWLYHIYMDNNIKENLNRKQAEKTEPLPDLLTNAYYLLGQDWLETLKAWQEAGHTVPPVMITVANRTETSARIRHTFDHNQILIPELCDPDRTLQIDSRVLGEAESQTDAAPVGPVAGENDAPKDRKLTKKQQAELLRQMVDTVGQEGRPGEQVRNVISVGMLSEGWDARTVTHIMGLRAFSSQLLCEQVVGRGLRRMSYDLKDDGMFDAEYVNIFGVPFSFLPHENDEGGEEPPPPPPPSTKIEPAKAKKDKEISWPNVVRIDRQIRPVLSLDQSRMKKLVLDPYEKITDVQLGAIIGGKPSMADLTEIDLNEVAEKFRLQTIIFETAKRIFNSEKPEWRGCESLFLVQLIRITEQFVSSDKIVIRHDLFSVNRIRKRILMMLNMNRIVQHIWDEIRAENTEKSVLVLDNEHEKRRTGQMRTWHTKRPCKEADKTHISFVVCDGGWESLAVKVFEDHPLVERFVKNDHLGFGIFYNYQGITRKYLPDFIVKLTNGTHLVLEIKGRDSEQNRTKRKYLDEWVSTVNENGNYGKWAWDVAFLPGDVAGILERVGGSS, from the coding sequence GTGATAAAAAAAGAAAGACACCCGAACATGCCGGAAAGAAAGACATCCATTGACAAGCTGATCATCAGTTCGCCCTTCGGAGAGCCGGAGGAACACTGGCATTACATCCGTGAAACCAGAGAGTTTGAGCGCCGGAAGGGGCGCAGGCCCGCAGGATACGTGGTGGCCGGGTCTTCTTCGGGCAAGGGGTTTGACGACCCCGGCACCTTTATCCGAATCGAACTGGTCAACCTGATCCGTCCGAGAGTCCGAAAATGGCGGGAAAGCGGGTATCCGGGCGTTACGGCCACGACCCGGAAACTCCTGGAACACTGGCGCGACGAGTCCGAACGGGATCTGCGGTTTTTCTTCTGCCAGTGGGAGGCCATTGAAACCGTGATCTGGCTGACCGAAGCGCCCGCCTCTGAAAAGGTCGGGATCGAAATCCCACGGGACGGCGGCGATTTTGTGCGCTGGTGCTGCAAGATGGCGACCGGGACCGGCAAGACGGTGATCATGGCCATGCTCATCGCCTGGCAGGTGCTGAACAAAGTCAGCTATCCGAAAGACACCCGGTTTTCCAGAAACGTCTTTGTGGTCGCGCCCGGGCTGACCGTCAGAAGCAGGCTTGCCGTGCTGAGGCCGAGCGATCCGGAGAACTATTACGCGCAGTTCAATATCGTACCGAGGGGCATGACGGACAGACTCCGGCAGGGGCGCATTCAGGTGGAGAACTGGCATCGGCTCTCCTGGGAATCCGAGGAGAAAATCGCAAAGAAAAAGGGCGCGGACAAGCGGGGGGCCAAAAGCGACACGGCCTATTGCAAGGAGGTGCTGGGCGACATGGCCACGGCAAAAAATATCATCGTGATCAACGATGAGGCCCATCACGCATGGCGGGTGAACCCGGATCTGAAGGTGAAACGGGCGCACAAGGAGCAGGCGGCAGAGGCCACGGTCTGGGTGGGGGGCCTGGACCGGATTCACCGGAAGGTCGGGATTCTGCGCTGTTTTGACCTCTCGGCCACGCCCTTTGCGCCGTCCGGCAAGAAGTCGGACGAAGAGGCGCTTTTCGGGTGGATCGTCAGCGACTTCGGGCTGAACGATGCCATTGAGTCCGGGCTTGTCAAGACGCCGAGAGTCGTGATCCGGGACAATGCCAGACGGGAAGACAAAGAATTGCGGTCCTGGCTCTACCATATCTATATGGATAACAATATCAAAGAAAACCTGAACCGGAAGCAGGCCGAAAAGACGGAGCCGCTGCCGGATTTGCTGACCAACGCCTATTATCTCCTGGGGCAGGACTGGCTTGAAACCCTGAAGGCATGGCAGGAGGCCGGGCATACGGTCCCGCCGGTGATGATTACGGTGGCGAACCGGACAGAGACATCGGCCCGGATCAGACACACCTTTGACCACAATCAGATTCTGATCCCGGAGCTTTGTGACCCGGACAGGACATTGCAGATTGACAGCAGGGTGCTGGGAGAGGCCGAGTCCCAGACCGATGCGGCCCCCGTCGGGCCGGTTGCCGGAGAGAATGACGCGCCGAAGGATAGAAAGCTGACCAAAAAGCAGCAGGCCGAACTGCTCCGGCAGATGGTGGACACCGTAGGGCAGGAGGGCAGGCCGGGGGAACAGGTGCGGAATGTGATCTCCGTGGGGATGCTCTCCGAGGGATGGGATGCCAGGACGGTGACGCACATCATGGGACTTCGGGCCTTTTCCAGCCAGTTGCTCTGTGAACAGGTTGTGGGCAGGGGGCTGAGGCGGATGAGCTATGACCTGAAGGATGACGGCATGTTTGATGCGGAGTACGTGAACATCTTCGGGGTACCGTTCTCGTTTCTGCCCCATGAAAACGACGAAGGCGGTGAAGAACCGCCGCCCCCTCCCCCGCCGTCCACAAAGATCGAGCCGGCCAAAGCAAAGAAAGACAAAGAGATATCATGGCCCAATGTGGTGCGGATAGACCGGCAGATCCGGCCTGTGCTGAGCCTGGATCAGAGCCGGATGAAAAAGCTGGTGCTGGATCCCTATGAAAAGATCACGGACGTGCAGCTCGGGGCCATCATCGGCGGCAAACCGAGCATGGCCGACCTGACGGAGATTGACCTGAACGAAGTGGCCGAGAAGTTCCGGCTTCAGACTATCATCTTTGAGACGGCCAAGCGGATTTTCAACAGCGAGAAACCGGAATGGCGCGGGTGCGAAAGCCTGTTTCTGGTGCAGCTCATCCGAATCACGGAGCAGTTTGTCAGTTCCGATAAGATTGTGATCAGACACGACCTGTTCAGCGTGAACAGAATCCGCAAACGGATTCTGATGATGCTGAACATGAACCGGATCGTGCAGCACATCTGGGACGAGATTCGTGCGGAGAACACGGAAAAGTCCGTGCTTGTGCTGGACAATGAACATGAAAAGCGCAGAACCGGTCAGATGCGGACGTGGCACACCAAAAGGCCGTGCAAGGAAGCGGACAAGACCCATATCAGCTTTGTGGTGTGCGACGGCGGCTGGGAGTCGCTGGCAGTGAAGGTGTTTGAGGATCACCCGCTTGTGGAGCGCTTTGTCAAAAACGATCACCTGGGCTTCGGGATTTTCTATAACTATCAGGGCATCACCCGGAAATATCTGCCGGATTTCATTGTGAAGCTGACCAACGGCACGCATCTGGTTCTGGAGATCAAGGGCAGAGACAGCGAACAGAACCGGACAAAGCGGAAATACCTGGATGAATGGGTCAGCACCGTAAATGAAAACGGCAATTATGGCAAATGGGCATGGGATGTGGCTTTTCTGCCCGGAGATGTGGCCGGGATTTTGGAGAGGGTCGGGGGGAGTTCGTAG
- a CDS encoding acylphosphatase yields the protein MTEKKVRAHAIISGKVQGVFFRMETQKAVREIGDICGWVRNKSDGTVEAVFEGDENRVIRALEWCKKGSPRASVRRVDVTWGDCTNASEGFDITW from the coding sequence ATGACCGAAAAAAAAGTCCGCGCTCATGCGATCATCAGCGGAAAGGTTCAGGGCGTCTTTTTCAGAATGGAAACCCAAAAGGCTGTGCGGGAGATCGGTGACATCTGCGGGTGGGTGAGAAACAAAAGTGACGGAACGGTCGAAGCTGTGTTTGAAGGGGATGAAAACAGGGTCATCCGGGCACTGGAGTGGTGCAAAAAAGGCTCCCCCCGCGCCAGCGTGAGACGTGTGGACGTGACATGGGGCGACTGTACCAACGCATCTGAGGGGTTTGATATCACCTGGTGA
- a CDS encoding HU family DNA-binding protein: MTKAEIVEKMADDSGISKAAAAKALDSFMDSVTLALKKKDGKVTLVGFGTFVKTRRKARKGRNPQTGDEIKIKACNVVKFRPGKKLRDAV; this comes from the coding sequence ATGACGAAAGCTGAGATTGTTGAGAAAATGGCAGATGATTCGGGAATTTCCAAGGCTGCGGCGGCAAAAGCACTCGATTCTTTTATGGACAGCGTCACGCTGGCGCTGAAGAAAAAAGACGGCAAAGTGACGCTGGTCGGTTTTGGCACTTTTGTGAAGACCCGCCGCAAGGCCCGCAAGGGACGCAATCCGCAGACCGGTGATGAGATCAAAATCAAGGCATGTAATGTCGTTAAGTTCAGACCGGGTAAAAAACTGAGAGATGCGGTTTAG
- the ftsY gene encoding signal recognition particle-docking protein FtsY, whose translation MAWFKKKKSKTDKEIAPEQESPETTDVPDAKVPESEIAGAPESEVAAPSAESAKKRKGWFGKKKKETPAETAVPEPDVSDSEDRPEEPEKKGKKKRIPKKKKSEAVAPAPETADAPEPEVAAPSAEPEKKGKKKRAPKKKKSEAIAPEPEVAAPSAEPEKKGKKKRTPKKKKSEAVAPTPEIADAPEPEVAAPSAEPEKKGKKKRTPKKKKSEAVAPAPEIADAPEPEVAAPSAEPEKKRMGWFGKKKKETPPETTVPEPDVSASEDRPEAAVPPEEPAKKVKKKRPPKKKKADAVASEVADIEPVQDEAAPAEVAAGADTLPKADPKSNDGSKGLFGRLKSGLSKTRAILTTDIDELFLGNRKIDDDLLEEIEELLITSDMGVQTTMTLMEKIQKKAAKLSGADELKQVLKDEICQLMITETAVAPTVATKPHVIMVVGVNGVGKTTTIGKLSAQFAAEGKQVMLAAADTFRAAAVEQLVIWAERAGADIVKHRQNADPAAVAFDAVEAAVARGRDIVIVDTAGRLHTQVNLMEEIKKVRRAISKKIPDAPHEILLVLDATTGQNALSQASMFNETLGITGLVLTKLDGTARGGVVVSICNSLEIPLKYIGVGEQIEDLQKFDPIQFTDALFS comes from the coding sequence ATGGCGTGGTTTAAGAAAAAGAAAAGCAAAACGGATAAGGAAATTGCCCCGGAACAGGAGTCGCCGGAAACGACGGATGTCCCTGACGCGAAGGTGCCGGAATCGGAGATTGCCGGGGCACCTGAATCAGAGGTGGCGGCACCATCTGCGGAATCGGCAAAGAAGCGCAAGGGCTGGTTTGGTAAAAAGAAAAAGGAGACGCCTGCCGAAACCGCCGTACCGGAACCAGACGTTTCGGATTCCGAGGATCGCCCGGAAGAACCGGAAAAGAAGGGTAAAAAGAAGCGGATTCCCAAAAAGAAAAAATCTGAGGCGGTTGCGCCAGCGCCGGAGACTGCCGATGCGCCGGAACCGGAGGTGGCGGCACCTTCTGCGGAACCGGAAAAGAAGGGTAAAAAAAAGCGGGCTCCCAAAAAGAAAAAATCTGAGGCAATTGCGCCGGAACCGGAGGTGGCGGCACCTTCTGCGGAACCGGAAAAGAAGGGTAAAAAAAAGCGGACTCCCAAAAAGAAAAAATCTGAGGCGGTTGCGCCGACACCGGAGATTGCCGATGCGCCGGAACCAGAGGTGGCGGCACCTTCTGCGGAACCGGAAAAGAAGGGTAAAAAAAAGCGGACTCCCAAAAAGAAAAAATCTGAGGCGGTTGCGCCGGCGCCGGAGATTGCCGATGCGCCGGAACCAGAGGTGGCGGCACCTTCTGCGGAACCGGAAAAGAAGCGCATGGGCTGGTTTGGCAAAAAGAAAAAGGAAACGCCTCCCGAAACCACCGTTCCGGAGCCGGACGTTTCGGCTTCAGAGGATCGCCCGGAAGCTGCTGTGCCGCCCGAAGAACCGGCAAAGAAGGTCAAAAAGAAGCGGCCTCCCAAAAAGAAAAAAGCGGATGCGGTCGCGTCGGAAGTGGCGGATATCGAACCTGTTCAGGATGAGGCGGCCCCGGCTGAGGTTGCTGCCGGAGCGGATACGTTGCCCAAAGCCGACCCCAAAAGCAATGACGGCAGTAAGGGGCTTTTCGGGCGGCTGAAAAGTGGTTTGTCCAAAACCCGTGCGATCCTCACCACGGATATTGATGAGCTGTTTCTGGGCAACCGCAAGATCGACGACGACCTGCTGGAGGAGATCGAAGAGCTGCTGATCACATCCGACATGGGCGTTCAGACGACCATGACCCTGATGGAGAAGATTCAGAAAAAGGCCGCCAAACTGTCCGGCGCCGACGAACTGAAACAGGTACTCAAAGACGAAATCTGTCAACTGATGATAACGGAAACGGCGGTGGCGCCGACGGTCGCTACAAAACCCCATGTGATTATGGTCGTGGGCGTTAACGGCGTGGGCAAAACGACGACCATCGGCAAGCTGTCCGCCCAGTTTGCCGCAGAGGGAAAACAGGTCATGCTGGCGGCAGCCGACACGTTCCGTGCGGCTGCGGTGGAGCAACTGGTGATCTGGGCTGAGAGAGCCGGAGCGGATATCGTCAAACACCGTCAGAACGCCGATCCGGCGGCAGTCGCCTTTGACGCGGTCGAGGCCGCAGTTGCCCGTGGCCGGGATATCGTGATCGTGGACACGGCCGGGCGGCTTCACACGCAAGTGAACCTCATGGAGGAGATCAAAAAGGTCCGGCGCGCCATCTCCAAAAAGATACCGGATGCGCCCCATGAGATTCTTCTGGTTCTGGATGCCACGACCGGGCAGAACGCCCTCTCCCAGGCCAGTATGTTCAACGAAACCCTGGGCATTACCGGTCTTGTGCTGACAAAGCTGGACGGCACGGCCAGGGGCGGCGTCGTCGTCAGTATCTGTAACTCCCTTGAAATACCCCTGAAATATATCGGCGTGGGCGAACAGATCGAAGATCTTCAAAAATTTGATCCGATTCAGTTTACGGATGCTCTCTTCAGTTGA
- the smc gene encoding chromosome segregation protein SMC encodes MKLKKMDITGFKSFCDRASIAFPAGISAIVGPNGCGKSNIVDALRWAMGEQSVKQLRGKSMEDVIFAGTNGRAPLNMAEVSLTLVNDNGTAPEELKDFTEIMLTRRLYRSGERSYFINKQPCRLKDIHNIFLGSGMGAKSYAVIQQGNIGAITDAGPEERRFFIEEAAGISRYKNRKKETLSKLEATNQNLLRVTDIISEVERQMNSLKRQALKAERFQKYQERKKHLDIRLAIHHYDQYSQEIQKNTYLLKELKDEDLAHATSLKKLDAAIEEIRLRRTRKNQEIADQRSGQFEIQRNIDRSENDLDHLKKEMNRLTTESKELQTAHITLQERNREILAEVADGESRNVGLRQETETVKALLTREQADSQGIRGKLADLNQALERAKSELTERVGQEARYKNIFQNVSSNKDNLRRRLKRADEDVVLAGQKVTECEKKEAEAQEEVRLCRDETEEIGEQIDAIRAGLGEKSKALGQQVKAVQTLEYDRNKVRSRYAALKKMADSFEWYRDGVKAVMKSEAMQDRISGVMADILEPEPGYAAAVEAVLGEALQYVIVSDRAAGQEAIGFLRSQNAGRGGFIPATGVRVPAHGQAANPDRLLAHVRVKPGFEEIAEALLGHAVVADSLSACAPDHCAVRVTRDGEVLTPRA; translated from the coding sequence ATGAAACTGAAAAAGATGGATATTACCGGCTTCAAATCCTTTTGCGACAGGGCCAGCATCGCGTTTCCCGCCGGTATTTCCGCCATTGTCGGGCCGAACGGCTGTGGCAAGAGCAATATTGTCGATGCCCTCCGCTGGGCCATGGGGGAGCAGAGCGTCAAGCAGCTCCGGGGCAAATCCATGGAGGATGTGATTTTTGCCGGGACCAATGGCAGAGCGCCCCTGAACATGGCCGAGGTTTCGCTGACGCTGGTGAACGACAACGGCACGGCCCCGGAAGAGCTGAAGGATTTTACCGAGATCATGCTCACCCGGCGGCTGTACCGTTCCGGTGAGCGGTCTTATTTCATCAACAAACAGCCCTGCCGCCTGAAAGACATCCACAATATCTTTCTGGGCAGCGGCATGGGCGCAAAATCCTATGCCGTGATTCAGCAGGGAAACATCGGGGCCATCACCGACGCCGGGCCTGAGGAGCGGCGCTTTTTTATCGAAGAGGCCGCCGGGATCAGCCGGTATAAAAACCGCAAAAAAGAGACCCTCAGCAAGCTGGAGGCGACCAACCAGAACCTCCTGCGTGTGACCGACATTATCTCCGAAGTGGAACGCCAGATGAACAGCCTGAAGCGCCAGGCCCTGAAGGCGGAGCGGTTTCAGAAATATCAGGAGCGGAAAAAACATCTGGATATCCGGCTCGCCATCCACCATTACGACCAGTACAGTCAGGAGATTCAGAAAAACACTTACCTGCTCAAAGAGCTGAAGGACGAGGATCTGGCCCATGCCACCTCCCTGAAAAAGCTCGATGCGGCCATTGAGGAGATCCGGCTCCGCCGCACCCGTAAAAATCAGGAGATCGCCGATCAGCGTTCCGGTCAGTTCGAGATTCAGCGCAATATTGACCGGTCTGAGAACGATCTGGACCACCTGAAAAAGGAGATGAACCGGCTGACGACCGAATCCAAAGAACTTCAGACGGCCCACATCACCCTTCAGGAGCGGAACCGTGAAATTCTGGCCGAGGTGGCCGACGGAGAATCCCGGAACGTCGGGCTGCGGCAGGAGACTGAAACCGTGAAAGCGTTGCTGACGCGGGAGCAGGCGGACTCCCAGGGGATTCGGGGAAAGCTGGCGGACCTGAATCAGGCGCTGGAGCGGGCCAAATCCGAGCTGACCGAACGGGTGGGGCAGGAGGCCCGGTATAAAAATATCTTTCAGAACGTCTCTTCCAACAAGGACAATCTCCGCCGCCGCCTGAAGCGGGCGGACGAAGATGTGGTGCTGGCCGGTCAGAAGGTGACGGAATGTGAGAAAAAAGAGGCTGAGGCTCAGGAAGAAGTGCGGCTGTGCAGGGATGAGACGGAGGAAATCGGAGAGCAGATTGACGCAATCCGGGCCGGGCTGGGGGAAAAAAGCAAGGCGCTGGGCCAGCAGGTCAAAGCGGTTCAGACGCTGGAATATGACCGGAACAAGGTCCGGTCCCGGTACGCCGCACTGAAAAAAATGGCGGACAGCTTTGAGTGGTACCGGGACGGCGTGAAGGCCGTGATGAAATCCGAGGCGATGCAGGACCGCATTTCAGGCGTTATGGCCGACATTCTGGAGCCGGAGCCGGGCTATGCGGCGGCAGTGGAGGCGGTGCTGGGCGAAGCCCTGCAATATGTGATCGTGTCGGACCGGGCCGCCGGGCAGGAGGCCATCGGCTTTCTCCGGTCCCAAAATGCCGGGCGCGGCGGATTTATCCCGGCCACAGGGGTCCGCGTCCCGGCGCATGGGCAGGCCGCAAACCCGGACCGGCTTCTCGCCCATGTGCGCGTGAAGCCGGGGTTTGAGGAGATTGCCGAAGCCCTGCTCGGACACGCCGTTGTGGCGGATTCGCTGTCAGCCTGTGCGCCGGATCATTGTGCTGTCCGCGTGACACGGGACGGCGAAGTCCTAACCCCCAGGGCGTGA